The following proteins are encoded in a genomic region of Natronorubrum halophilum:
- a CDS encoding zinc-dependent alcohol dehydrogenase has product MRGLAKTSREYGEMELVDLERPEPAAGEALIEVDYAGLCGSDAGIYKFKSAFERMTMPTVIGHEYTGRVVEVGDGVSDFAVGDRVVERPIRGCGSCYQCRLGEENVCQDSVITGVDHDGAYAGYISVPETALQHVPDGVDPKHAALVEPTSIGARAVIQNSRVGAGSRVMVAGPGPIGLLTAQIADSQGGDVVVAGVGSDTSYRLPLAEELGFRTLNVEEHDLETAREELTDGAGYDVVFDTTGHPSGLTMAVDEVRKGGQIVLVGQTGETTMAYSPLVRAEIDLQCSYASTWEDFERSLRLIESGDVDLETFLDDRYSLLEADEAFESFLAGETCKPVFDVSVVRE; this is encoded by the coding sequence ATGCGCGGACTTGCCAAAACGAGCCGAGAGTACGGTGAAATGGAACTCGTCGACCTCGAGCGGCCGGAGCCGGCGGCCGGAGAGGCGCTGATCGAAGTCGACTACGCCGGACTCTGTGGGAGCGACGCGGGAATCTACAAGTTCAAATCGGCCTTCGAACGGATGACGATGCCGACCGTCATCGGTCACGAGTACACCGGTAGGGTCGTCGAAGTCGGCGACGGCGTTTCCGACTTCGCCGTCGGCGACCGCGTCGTCGAACGACCGATCCGCGGCTGCGGTTCCTGTTATCAGTGTCGACTCGGCGAGGAGAACGTCTGTCAAGATTCGGTCATTACCGGCGTCGATCACGACGGCGCGTACGCGGGATACATTTCCGTTCCGGAAACCGCGCTTCAACACGTTCCCGACGGCGTCGACCCCAAGCACGCCGCTCTCGTCGAACCGACGAGCATCGGCGCTCGAGCCGTGATCCAGAACTCGCGCGTCGGTGCCGGCTCGCGCGTCATGGTCGCCGGCCCGGGGCCGATCGGGCTCCTGACGGCCCAGATCGCCGATTCGCAGGGCGGTGACGTCGTCGTCGCCGGCGTCGGTAGCGACACGAGTTACCGGCTCCCGCTGGCCGAAGAACTCGGCTTCCGGACCCTCAACGTCGAGGAGCACGATCTCGAGACGGCTCGCGAGGAACTGACCGACGGAGCCGGTTACGACGTCGTGTTCGACACGACGGGTCATCCCTCCGGCCTGACGATGGCCGTCGACGAGGTGCGAAAGGGTGGCCAGATCGTGCTGGTCGGACAAACTGGCGAAACCACGATGGCGTACTCGCCGCTCGTCCGCGCCGAAATCGATCTTCAGTGTTCCTACGCCTCGACCTGGGAGGACTTCGAACGATCGCTCCGGTTGATCGAATCCGGCGACGTCGACCTCGAAACGTTCCTCGACGATCGCTACTCGCTGCTCGAGGCCGACGAGGCGTTCGAATCCTTCTTGGCCGGAGAAACCTGCAAGCCCGTCTTCGACGTGAGCGTGGTCCGGGAGTAG
- a CDS encoding GntP family permease, with protein MALESPVVVFGIGLIAVIALLVWLRVPAFIGLVLASLIVGAATAEVPMADVPSETATAFGETMIGVGIPILMAAVIGKTMMESGAAERIVRWFQSLTGEDYSYLALGGSSGVLAIPVFFDNVFFLLAPLARSMRARTGRDYALFITIVGAAGVTAHGFVPPTPGPLAVSLELGVDLGLTMLVGLFVAIPIVIVSGVLYGKWINRHVNVPLRETMGSSVERVEELANRPLSDLPGMFEAMLPILLAVFLVASNTTLDYLIDMAEEGSLGLGAFQETLEALTPATAFIGDPNFALTAAALASAVTFYRMESLTREAWSDELVDALQSGGHIAAITAAGGAFGAMLAASGIGDYIATTLEGLGIPLLVAGFVIAATIRIAQGSATVALLTTAGIMAPLVGDLTVHPVYLVMIIGAGGSIFSWYNDSGFWIVKEIGGLTQAETFKIWTALTTIVSLTGFVVVMVLSTLFPLI; from the coding sequence ATGGCGCTGGAGAGTCCGGTAGTCGTATTCGGTATTGGATTGATCGCTGTTATCGCACTGTTGGTCTGGTTACGCGTTCCAGCCTTCATCGGACTGGTCCTCGCATCGTTGATCGTCGGCGCGGCGACGGCCGAAGTGCCGATGGCCGACGTTCCCAGCGAGACGGCGACCGCGTTCGGTGAGACGATGATCGGGGTCGGTATTCCGATCCTGATGGCAGCGGTGATCGGGAAGACAATGATGGAGAGCGGGGCCGCCGAGCGGATCGTTCGCTGGTTCCAGTCGCTCACCGGCGAGGATTACTCGTATCTCGCCCTGGGCGGCTCGAGCGGCGTGCTCGCGATACCCGTCTTCTTCGACAACGTCTTCTTCCTGCTCGCACCGCTGGCCCGGTCGATGCGCGCGCGGACCGGCCGCGACTACGCGCTGTTCATCACCATCGTCGGTGCCGCCGGGGTGACCGCACACGGGTTCGTCCCGCCAACGCCCGGACCGCTCGCGGTCTCACTGGAACTCGGTGTCGACCTCGGGTTGACCATGCTGGTCGGCCTCTTCGTCGCGATTCCGATCGTGATCGTGTCGGGAGTTCTCTACGGGAAGTGGATCAACCGACACGTCAACGTACCGCTTCGCGAGACGATGGGATCGTCCGTCGAACGCGTCGAGGAACTGGCCAACCGACCGCTCTCCGACCTACCGGGGATGTTCGAGGCGATGCTGCCGATCCTGCTCGCGGTGTTCCTGGTCGCGTCGAACACGACACTCGATTACCTCATCGATATGGCCGAAGAGGGCTCCCTCGGACTCGGCGCGTTTCAGGAAACGCTCGAGGCGCTCACGCCGGCGACCGCCTTTATCGGCGATCCGAACTTCGCGCTGACCGCCGCCGCGCTCGCGTCCGCGGTGACCTTCTACCGAATGGAGTCGCTGACGCGAGAGGCGTGGTCCGACGAACTCGTCGACGCGCTCCAGAGCGGCGGTCACATCGCGGCGATCACGGCCGCCGGCGGCGCGTTCGGTGCGATGCTGGCGGCGTCGGGCATCGGCGACTACATCGCCACCACCCTCGAGGGGCTCGGCATTCCGCTCTTGGTCGCCGGTTTCGTCATCGCGGCGACGATTCGCATCGCACAGGGATCGGCGACGGTCGCCCTGCTCACGACCGCGGGGATCATGGCACCGCTCGTAGGCGATCTGACGGTTCATCCGGTCTACCTGGTCATGATCATCGGCGCGGGCGGATCGATCTTCTCGTGGTACAACGATAGCGGCTTCTGGATCGTCAAGGAGATCGGCGGCTTGACGCAGGCGGAGACGTTCAAGATCTGGACGGCACTGACGACGATCGTTTCGCTGACCGGCTTCGT